DNA from Danaus plexippus chromosome 30, MEX_DaPlex, whole genome shotgun sequence:
AGAAGTTAGGCCAGTCCATCAACAAACcatgggtcgcaagtcccaggcactgttgaagctcctctccctgcaacatggacccggcacccggacggtgaatccatggaatgctgagaggtttcgtctcatttgaGCTGTATGGTCTAATCttaaagactttttttttttgtttgagcTACACGAAACAAAATAGACGtttgaataaaagaaatagtaaaaaaaatgtttttatttttcatttcagataactttatatttcgttACTGACTAGGgctgttgatattttttttaatatcggaTTCTCGATATATCGATATTTTATCAACAGTCCTAGATGCTAAAGCTATTAACGCTGGCAGGTTAAGTAGGGTGATAAGTAACAACAGTGAGTAAATAATACGTTTTAGGTTATAGTTTTTTTGctaatacaaaattacaacaCGTTTTAAGAAGAAGAGAGGAAAGCTATAATACAGTGCAAATAAAGTACACGagataaagtttatatatgttgatataatttcaatttcaatcgTTGAATTGatgagaaaaatttaaaaatgaaaacttatttcaaaaaaaatatcgaccGTCGATATTCATATTTCAATATCGATATTTCATCAACAGTCCTATTCCTGACCAACGTTGAATTTACATGCATCTAATGAGTGGGCACAGACGCTGGTCAGATATGCAGATGATAGCGGGTGTGGTGTCTCAAGGGGACTTCAGACATGATAGACGCGGGTGTTATAGATATgtgaagtaatattattactgaTGTAGCGGTTACGAGGTCGAGGACTTTCGCGGGTATTCGTTAAAGGAAACTAATGTCTTCGGATTAGTACGCGACGGTTCGGTTGCTGAAAATTAAGTAACGAGTAgtattcgaaaatattagtttcatttagcaGTTAGTTTTTATGTATCATAATTTgaggactttttttttttatttaagtcccTTAAATAAGGTAAAGCAGTGTAGATCACAAACTGCAGTTAATGCAGCGTTCCAAAATATCGTCTCGccaaaattatgaataaatcacTTCCTTGAAAAAtctaacagaaatatttttctacattaGTCATTATTGTTGTAACTGAAACTGTGTTGATAAACATGCATTTATCCTGAAAATGTAATCTCGGGAATGGCACTGAATAAGATAAAGTTAATCAGGGTCAGTAAAaccaaaaatacatttcatttcGTAAATCTACGAAaccgaaaaaaaaacaggGTAAGtaagacagaaaaaaaatccaactaagatatatgtacatactagATTCAACAATTTCTTGAATAGTAACACTGATTTTATGATGACAGTCTTTACTATAACATTcacataattgaataatattattttttcgcaAGTTTTGAAAATTCTGTTCAGCATGGAACCAAACATGTTACGTTGGAGATAACGACTTTGCAATTAGTTTCTATGTCAAGACactaacttaataaattattgattatccTTCGCATTTAATTGTGAAAAAGTAtggtttagtttttttaagcaGCGACGAAAgtgaaaatgtatgaaaaaatcgGTTTTcggtcaaattaaatatatttattgcaatatgGCATTAGATAACggaatatatcataaataaaatttaacactattaaataaaaagtattataataaaacctatTGCGGATATGTAAcagaagtaataattaaattcacattATTGTCTCATGGCCGTCATCTGTCAAAACCACCAAGCTGTCACTGCTCGtgacaacataaaaaaaaaactcttatttataaataaacaaacatcttataatttatttgtaaaaatgtcTGAAATATCGGAGTTTAAGGCTGTGTGTCGTTGTTGTCATACTTATGATATGCTTAAAGATATTACcagattatatgaaaataatcaaattacgGAAATGTATTCAGAAATGCTAAACGAGACATTCGGTTTAACAGTACGTACAAGAATTTAgagcacaatttttttaaataatatataatgtaactaCTCAGCCATGTTACATCGTTCATTTAGTCAAAGtaaactgaataaaaatatatatttttcatatttttttttgttcaatttatAGTAATAGTTTTGTGCTATTAGTTTCAAGTACAAAGATACTATCCCTTTTACGAGTCGTATAGTGGTACTAAATACATACCAATtccagtttttcattcataaatcttcattcaaatatcaacattagttaataaataaaatgccaaTATATCTCTGTCATTAATTTTCCCATACAAATTCATAGCCAGGTTCTGGCGTCTGTCCGCAccaaataatagttattaagaTAGTTAAAGGTGAATAATCAATTtcttgataataaaaacaaatacaacatAATTTCAGCTCCGGACTCCACCTGTAACTGTTCAGTATACAATATGTGACACCTGTATTATTCAGCTGGAAGCTGCGAACCAGTTCAAGAAACAAGTGCAGAAATGTGAAGCCAAGTTTATAGAGTGTTGTCAAAGTAAgttatgacatatatatatatatacatacaatattccTCAATGGTTTACAGGAGCGATAATATGTcactaattataattgttgctaataaaatatttaacgctatgtttatttaatgcatgcatgcatatatatacctatattaaCATGCAAGGTGCAAGTAATGTATGCATTAATTACAATCCAATgagtttgtattaaattaataatttgttgccACCATCAATATCAACTTCCTATGTGGCGGCTTGTTTAGCTTTACTATACATCTCTTTGCTGCAACATTGGAGAATATTGATTaggattttttatagaaaaaacgTAGAAATGAAAACCaagttgttaaataaatggaaTGTTTAATTGGTCTGGAATTGATGTGCAATAGCTTAGTCGGAAAAGAGTCCGGAACTCAATATTCTAGACTACACGATCAAAACCAGCTCGGgtcaaagaatttttaatattataaacattttataagaattaatataaatgtatagtaatatttaaagtgttttttttttcttatagagAACAACTTCAATTACAAGGTAAATGAATTGGAGACGGTGAAACATGAACCGGGGGAATGCTGTGAGAAAAATGAAGTTTCCGGAAGTGAGTAGAAATTTACATGAATGTTGACAATTATATCACAAACTTGTTTAAATACTATGGAAGTTGTTTTAAAGTGTATGTACGTGTATTCGGtcatatttctcataaagtatttaatataacgatATCCAAGACTTGCgagaattcatttaaataaaactaatattttcgtgtcgtccgcccgtgatcacgcttACTGCAAAGCaagcgaaacgtcgggatgcagttaaaatagtaaaaaaagcgtagtaaatctgaaaatattagtttttatttaagcgtatatactcgtacattattaaatgtatttctgtcttgactttataaaatgtatgacgAAAAAACTATCTATTCGaccataaaaacttttatgtacaaaatgattttgtttattgatgGTTTCTCAATTTTGTTTGCCTAAGTTTTATGTACAATTTAGTAGAGGCAATGAAAggaattaatgtttgtttttaaataactttacagagtcaaatatatcttataaggAACGTAAGAAAGATAaaagaaacacaaaaataaaggaTCACCAATGCTTTGAATGTCagatatgtaaaaaaagttttatatcaatGCAAAAGATGTTGAACCACAGGCACAGACAGCATCAAAAGAAATCTGTCTTCATTTGTGACATGTGTCACAAGGAGTTTCTACATAAGAACTCCTTGTTAAAACACATAGGATGGCACATGgggataaataaaagattcatATGCGAGATATGTGGATATTCATTTCACGATAAGACAAATTTAAACGTTCATTTACAGGCCGTCCATCAGAAACTGAAGTTATACACGTGTACACTGTGTCCAAAAAAATTCGCGGcgaataagaatttaaaaatacatttccgtCTTCACAGCGGCGAACGGCCGTATAAATGTGATGTTTGCGATGAAGGTTTTATATGTTCGACCTATCTGGTGAAgcataaacaaaaacatgacAATGTCAAAAAATTTGGCGGGAAATACGTTTGTAAGGTTTGCAGTACTGTTTTCAACGAGCGGCATGTTTTTACGGCGCATATGCGCTCTCACGTCGGTGTTAAGCCGTACAGATGTAGTTACTGCGAAAAGGATTTCTTTACACGTTTCTCTCTCAAACGACACAACGAAAATCAACATAACGAAAACATCGTATGTAAAAAATGCGACGCCATTTTTTctgataaaacaaatttacagCGGCATGTCAAAATGCATGGTAAAGAGAAAAAGTCGTGATGGATCCAAATGTTCCGAGAATCATAACCTCAgtgataaaagtaaaaaagtgTTTAACGAAGAATTGGAAGTGTCTTCGATTAAGAAGAACATCGATTCTTGAAATGTTAATTcgtaagttattatttgttagCTTAAGGTTGAGAgaaaaatgtctttatttttttatattgtttttaaataacaagtatttttaatatcatgaaACTGGTCATTgttttgaatgtattttttatacaattttaatatgccTACAACGAAATCATGTCTCGGAATTCACAACATTTAAGTTGCCGtcggacccggcacccgctcGGTGGATCCaaggaatgctgagaagtttcgtctcttttACTACTCACTATTTTTCGtgacataaatgtatatacaattaaacTATTGAATACATACTTCTAAAATGTGCTGATATgttatttgtgtaaatttttatttataaaataatagacttTTGTCAgtcgtttatatatattgtgttacatgaataaaatatttattttttcggttgtttaatttaaattatttaaaagttgtataaGGAAGGAATAATGTAGTATTAAATGTGTACAAAATGATGTAAATTTGAATGGTCTTATTAAGCAAGCTGCAACATTTTTGTGATTGCGAGAAGcgattattcttaaataagatTCCTTTGAAATTGaggtttttgtttctttattaaacaatttaacatatatattctaaccagtatctttttttaaaagaaggttctataaccttttttttaatgtcatactATTTACCTGCccatgatattatttaatttatttttcaaacaataagCTTATAAGAAAAGAttgattcaatttaattaaaatttttaattattcgacGAAAATCtactgatattttatttaaagttcttAGTAACCCAAAATAAGTCGAAACACAGTAaagactttttataataaaaccttttttctaATCACGCTTATGTACGAGATACAGTTCcagatttgtaatataattagtacAGCACGGagggcgccacttgtaacattTAACTATTTCCGCGGCTGTGCCTATAGACAAATTAGAGCAATGttaatagaagaaaaaaaaaacggttgTAGTGTTATCAAGTAGGTACTCAATAGTCACTCCAGAACTCAACATTTAGAAAAAGGGAAGAAATCGTCATATAAGATATCTGTGTTTCGTTTAGAATAAAGGGCTACATCACTAGACATTTccggtaaaaaataataattaaaaaatgagtGTTTCACGTCATGAGCGTAACAAAAAGTATTAGATCTAGAAAGGAAGTAGAATGAGACGGGCCAGTTACAGCaatggtaaaataatttaatgataattttgacTCTCAAATTCAATTTCTACCCTCAACATTATGAATTGGATTTTCGCATGACTTTAAGTAATTACACCCGTTATTACTAAAATCGAgatatctaatttaatttgcatCGAAAGTTTCATAATTTCTCATTGAATTCACATTAATCTTCGGCCAATTTGTCTGTTTATTGAGTTTTTTCTCATATATGAAATTGTTGACATTTGAGTTATTACCTACTTACAACATAATATCTTTCCCTAGATTGGCAATAAGATTCGCGTATAATTCTTACATACATAACTAACGTTAAGAAATTCTTGGAATCATTATGGAACTTGTAGTAAGATTAGAGTAAAACCTCCTTTATGACGTTCCCATAAGAGTCTTTACATGTCGACACAacgt
Protein-coding regions in this window:
- the LOC116776596 gene encoding zinc finger protein OZF-like, with amino-acid sequence MAVICQNHQAVTARDNIKKKLLFINKQTSYNLFVKMSEISEFKAVCRCCHTYDMLKDITRLYENNQITEMYSEMLNETFGLTLRTPPVTVQYTICDTCIIQLEAANQFKKQVQKCEAKFIECCQKNNFNYKVNELETVKHEPGECCEKNEVSGKSNISYKERKKDKRNTKIKDHQCFECQICKKSFISMQKMLNHRHRQHQKKSVFICDMCHKEFLHKNSLLKHIGWHMGINKRFICEICGYSFHDKTNLNVHLQAVHQKLKLYTCTLCPKKFAANKNLKIHFRLHSGERPYKCDVCDEGFICSTYLVKHKQKHDNVKKFGGKYVCKVCSTVFNERHVFTAHMRSHVGVKPYRCSYCEKDFFTRFSLKRHNENQHNENIVCKKCDAIFSDKTNLQRHVKMHGKEKKS